The Paenibacillus macerans genome includes a window with the following:
- the lysA gene encoding diaminopimelate decarboxylase produces MYLHGTSKINAKGHLEIGGCDTVELKQQFGTPLYIVDEALVRQRCREYMDAFRASGLSFQVAYASKAFCVMAMCRLAEEEGLSLDVVSEGELYTALQAGFPAQRIHFHGNNKTLDELEMAMSAGIGCFVADNFTELHMLQALAAEKGIKVNVLLRVTPGVEAHTHEYISTGQTDSKFGFDIGNGSAFEAVELASRSLNLNLLGVHSHIGSQIFETEGFQLAVERVAAFAMQVKEKLNVVFKVVNLGGGFGIRYTEEDTPLKVADYVRAITDAVKQHFSSYPELPEIWVEPGRSIVGDAGTTLYTVGTSKDIPGVRKYVAVDGGMTDNPRPALYDSKYEAMLANRAYDENEETVSIAGKCCESGDMLIWDVELPKVNSGDLLAVACTGAYNYAMASNYNRIRRPAVVFVQDGHSDLVVKRESLQDLVACDVIPERISKQPSLK; encoded by the coding sequence ATGTATTTACACGGTACCAGCAAAATCAACGCAAAAGGCCATCTCGAGATCGGCGGTTGCGACACGGTTGAGCTGAAACAACAATTCGGCACGCCGCTATATATCGTAGATGAAGCACTCGTTCGGCAAAGATGCCGTGAATATATGGATGCTTTCCGGGCATCGGGGCTGTCCTTTCAGGTAGCTTACGCCAGCAAAGCATTCTGTGTCATGGCGATGTGCCGGCTGGCCGAAGAGGAGGGATTGTCGCTTGACGTCGTCTCCGAAGGCGAATTGTATACGGCTTTGCAAGCAGGCTTTCCCGCGCAGCGCATCCATTTTCATGGCAACAACAAGACGCTGGATGAACTGGAAATGGCCATGTCGGCAGGCATCGGCTGTTTTGTGGCGGACAATTTTACCGAGCTCCACATGCTGCAGGCGCTCGCCGCGGAGAAAGGCATCAAGGTTAACGTGCTGCTGCGCGTGACGCCGGGCGTTGAAGCTCATACGCATGAATATATTTCCACCGGGCAGACGGATTCCAAATTCGGATTCGACATTGGCAACGGTTCCGCGTTTGAAGCGGTGGAACTGGCTTCCCGGAGCCTTAATCTGAATCTGCTCGGGGTTCATTCCCATATCGGATCGCAAATTTTCGAAACGGAAGGTTTCCAGCTTGCCGTGGAGCGCGTTGCCGCGTTTGCGATGCAGGTGAAAGAGAAGCTGAACGTCGTATTTAAGGTGGTCAACTTGGGCGGCGGGTTCGGCATCCGTTATACGGAAGAAGATACTCCGCTTAAAGTGGCGGACTACGTCCGCGCGATCACCGATGCGGTGAAGCAGCATTTTTCGAGCTATCCCGAGCTTCCGGAAATTTGGGTGGAACCGGGCCGGAGCATCGTCGGCGACGCCGGCACCACGCTGTACACGGTGGGAACGAGCAAGGACATCCCCGGCGTGCGCAAATATGTGGCGGTCGACGGCGGGATGACGGACAACCCGCGTCCGGCGCTGTACGACTCCAAATACGAAGCCATGCTGGCTAACCGCGCTTATGACGAGAACGAGGAGACCGTATCGATCGCCGGCAAATGCTGCGAAAGCGGCGATATGCTGATCTGGGACGTGGAGCTGCCGAAAGTGAATAGCGGCGACCTGCTTGCCGTCGCTTGCACGGGGGCTTACAACTACGCCATGGCCAGCAACTACAACCGGATTCGCCGTCCGGCGGTCGTGTTCGTCCAAGACGGGCACAGCGATTTGGTCGTGAAGCGGGAATCGCTGCAGGATCTGGTCGCGTGCGACGTGATTCCGGAGCGGATTTCGAAGCAACCTTCGCTGAAATAA
- a CDS encoding peptidylprolyl isomerase: protein MKKGKIVLEKGGEVEIQFLPEEAPGTVANFEKLANSGFYNGLTFHRVIPGFVAQGGCPIGTGTGGPGYTIKCETATNTTKHERGVLSMAHAGKDTGGSQFFIVYEPQPHLNGVHTVFGKVTSGMELVDEIRPGDKMKEVSVWDEA, encoded by the coding sequence ATGAAAAAAGGCAAAATCGTCTTGGAAAAAGGCGGAGAAGTAGAAATTCAGTTTCTGCCGGAAGAAGCTCCGGGTACGGTAGCCAACTTCGAGAAGCTGGCCAACTCCGGATTTTATAACGGACTAACGTTCCATCGCGTGATTCCGGGCTTCGTGGCGCAAGGCGGCTGTCCAATCGGCACCGGCACCGGCGGGCCTGGCTACACGATCAAATGCGAGACGGCAACCAATACGACGAAGCACGAACGCGGCGTACTGTCGATGGCGCATGCCGGCAAAGACACGGGCGGCAGCCAGTTCTTCATCGTGTATGAGCCGCAGCCGCATTTGAACGGGGTTCACACGGTATTTGGCAAGGTTACTTCGGGGATGGAACTCGTGGATGAAATCCGCCCTGGCGACAAGATGAAGGAAGTTAGCGTTTGGGACGAAGCCTAA
- the tlp gene encoding small acid-soluble spore protein Tlp, translating into MAKPDDRSDNVEKLQDSIQDTIENFREGQDYLSEHADEISGGEKQHIEEKNERRLNAIEGMREEVKDEAAHQRKS; encoded by the coding sequence GTGGCCAAACCAGATGACCGTTCCGATAACGTGGAGAAACTGCAGGATAGCATTCAAGATACGATCGAAAACTTCCGTGAAGGACAGGATTACCTAAGCGAGCATGCCGACGAAATCTCCGGCGGAGAGAAACAGCATATCGAGGAGAAAAACGAAAGACGGCTGAACGCCATTGAAGGTATGCGCGAAGAAGTGAAGGATGAGGCTGCGCATCAGAGAAAATCCTAA
- a CDS encoding AraC family transcriptional regulator — protein sequence MLYINFSCPPLPHLIVGGISLFRKGDIHERRILNNTFDLIFVFSGALYLEENGRKYIVEPGQFLILPPDNLHKGYKPCTTDTAFSWIHFSTTGSYSYSESPISYASAKMNKHKYYKKDTFYISLPQYGMIDKSLHDVLKSHMDDISQVKIDKYHNEKLFYPSTISQIQYQQLFLKILTIFCDSNERTVEKDVAAEIYDLFTLNYGQSFTLNELAEQYAFHPAHIIRCVKHKYGMSPLQLLLSIRLNKAKQLLADQDKTVNWIAASVGFSDTSYFCKQFKKSIGMTPLEYRKIITTPAKSE from the coding sequence ATGTTATATATCAATTTCAGTTGTCCTCCACTGCCCCATCTGATTGTTGGGGGCATTTCACTTTTTCGGAAAGGCGATATTCATGAACGGCGCATTCTTAACAATACCTTTGATTTGATCTTCGTATTTAGCGGAGCGCTTTATCTGGAGGAAAACGGACGGAAATATATCGTGGAGCCTGGGCAATTTTTAATTTTGCCGCCGGACAATCTGCATAAGGGATACAAACCGTGCACGACCGACACTGCCTTTTCCTGGATTCATTTCTCCACAACGGGCAGTTACTCTTATTCGGAAAGTCCCATTTCCTATGCATCCGCCAAAATGAACAAACACAAGTATTATAAAAAAGATACTTTTTACATTTCACTGCCGCAGTACGGAATGATCGATAAGAGCCTACACGACGTCCTAAAAAGCCACATGGACGATATCTCGCAAGTCAAAATCGATAAATATCACAATGAAAAGCTGTTTTACCCTTCCACCATTTCGCAAATACAATATCAACAGCTGTTTCTTAAAATATTGACCATTTTTTGCGACTCTAATGAACGTACCGTTGAAAAAGACGTTGCGGCGGAGATTTACGATCTGTTTACTTTAAACTATGGGCAAAGTTTTACTTTGAACGAGCTCGCCGAGCAATACGCCTTCCATCCCGCGCATATTATTCGCTGCGTAAAACATAAATACGGTATGAGCCCTCTGCAATTGTTGTTGTCGATCCGTCTGAACAAAGCCAAGCAACTGCTCGCGGACCAGGATAAAACGGTAAACTGGATTGCGGCTTCCGTTGGTTTCTCCGATACGTCCTATTTTTGCAAGCAATTCAAAAAATCAATCGGCATGACCCCATTGGAATATCGAAAAATCATCACCACGCCCGCCAAAAGTGAATAA
- a CDS encoding dicarboxylate/amino acid:cation symporter, whose amino-acid sequence MQPFADVFLNLVFCIIVPLVFVSIASSIASMTNLKKLGKILGIFFMVIVVTGLITAVLALISGLIFNPALNSHVTFGEAVQTDNSSLDLVRLFTVSDFVELLSLKNMMALIVFAILFGISVSSIGEIGEPVVKLLNSLSAVLNKIVSIIMYYAPVGIACYFATLIGKVGNQVVWSVARASIIYSVFCILFFILFSVLASYYGGGTTGLKRFWKNIWLPLTTAMGTCSSTACIPVNRLAAKDMGIPDEISDIIIPLGASVHKNGVVSVQMIKIVFLFGILNITMGPADMVTAILVALISGIIVGTIPSGGFIGEMFICTAFGFPMEAVPILVIMGTITDPFCTMVNVTGDTAISMVIARIIEGKNWVKNKIGNLTQA is encoded by the coding sequence TTGCAGCCCTTTGCGGATGTTTTTCTGAATCTGGTGTTCTGCATTATCGTTCCGCTGGTTTTTGTGTCGATTGCCAGTTCGATCGCCAGTATGACGAACTTGAAAAAGCTAGGAAAAATTCTTGGCATCTTTTTTATGGTGATTGTGGTTACGGGCTTGATTACTGCCGTACTGGCGCTGATCAGCGGGCTCATTTTTAATCCGGCGCTGAACTCGCACGTAACTTTCGGGGAAGCGGTGCAAACCGACAACAGCTCTTTGGATCTTGTGAGATTGTTTACGGTTTCCGATTTTGTCGAGCTTTTGTCTTTAAAAAATATGATGGCCTTAATCGTGTTTGCCATCTTGTTCGGGATATCCGTAAGCTCGATCGGGGAGATTGGAGAGCCTGTGGTCAAGCTGCTAAACAGCTTGTCCGCCGTGCTGAACAAAATCGTATCGATCATCATGTATTACGCGCCCGTCGGCATCGCCTGTTATTTCGCCACATTAATCGGAAAAGTCGGCAACCAGGTGGTATGGTCCGTGGCCCGGGCTTCCATTATTTACTCCGTCTTCTGCATCTTGTTTTTCATCTTATTTTCGGTTCTAGCCTCATATTACGGCGGGGGGACCACCGGGCTTAAGAGGTTCTGGAAAAATATATGGCTGCCGCTGACGACCGCCATGGGAACCTGCAGCAGTACGGCTTGCATCCCGGTCAACCGGCTGGCTGCCAAAGATATGGGCATCCCTGATGAAATCAGCGATATCATTATTCCGCTAGGGGCCAGCGTGCATAAAAACGGGGTTGTCAGCGTTCAAATGATTAAAATCGTGTTTTTGTTCGGAATTTTAAACATAACGATGGGGCCGGCGGATATGGTTACGGCGATTCTCGTGGCTTTGATCAGCGGAATTATCGTTGGCACGATCCCGAGCGGAGGATTCATTGGCGAGATGTTTATCTGTACTGCTTTTGGCTTTCCCATGGAAGCGGTTCCGATTCTGGTGATTATGGGCACGATTACGGATCCGTTCTGCACGATGGTGAACGTGACGGGTGACACGGCTATAAGCATGGTCATTGCGCGGATTATCGAAGGGAAGAACTGGGTGAAAAACAAAATCGGCAACTTGACACAAGCTTGA
- a CDS encoding beta-L-arabinofuranosidase domain-containing protein, whose translation MDREEVKKHRQEIVKLDCDSIYIGNLYTVDTDLELPSTGKHGSSITWESKEILFLSHTGKVTRPTFGVGNRIVPLVATVTFEGESLQRTFDVTVLEEEYKAEIVEVYPVEVQTAAGIKPELPTVVVVRNDTGSRTVSHVSWEPIERERYQQTGGFTIQGKLEETGWQAEAKVTVMTDTDEVIPHTPKVYAFGGQSVRLEADTEFAAAMNRSLEYLLSVDDDQMLYNFRAAAHLDVKGAKPMTGWDAPECNLKGHTTGHYLSALALAYSATGGNSAIKDKMDYMIAELSRCQNVMSELPGYHQGFLSAYSEDQFNLLEEYSTYPTIWAPYYTLHKIMAGLLDCYTLAGNKHALVMCVRLGDWVYRRLSQLSKEQRQKMWSLYIAGEFGGMNEVLTNLYLITQNRNYLAAAKYFDNEQLLFPMKENIDTLGDMHANQHIPQIIGALKLFEAEGEKAYYEAAKNFWRMVTEDHAYQIGGVGETEMFKEPGKIAAYLTDKTAETCASYNMLKLTKELFCFEPKKEYMDYYERTLYNHILATGNSKRADGGSTYFLPLAPGSCKKFDTHENTCCHGTGLENHFKYQESIYFHDQDNLFVNLYIPSTLSWKEKGITVSQKRNRGEFAETVQFFVDGGKELNIRFRIPEWAAERSIRVKMNDEIVAAPRQEDGYIQIQNVWEHDKVELIFPYSLRLVSTPDDARIKSVLFGPYVLAAIHEEQDFIAWPYSEEQFVERMKKSEGDLHFTLDGTRFVPLYQIQDQRFHAYFKF comes from the coding sequence ATGGATAGGGAAGAGGTCAAAAAACACCGCCAGGAGATCGTGAAACTGGACTGCGATAGCATTTATATAGGTAATTTGTATACGGTGGATACCGATCTGGAGCTGCCTTCCACAGGCAAGCATGGCTCATCCATTACCTGGGAATCGAAAGAAATTCTTTTTTTAAGTCATACTGGCAAGGTCACCAGACCAACTTTTGGCGTTGGAAATCGAATCGTTCCTCTGGTAGCCACGGTTACCTTTGAAGGGGAATCCCTACAGAGAACCTTTGATGTCACCGTGCTGGAAGAAGAGTATAAAGCCGAAATCGTTGAGGTCTATCCAGTTGAGGTCCAAACGGCAGCAGGAATCAAGCCGGAATTGCCGACCGTCGTTGTCGTCCGAAACGATACCGGAAGCCGGACAGTAAGCCATGTCTCCTGGGAGCCGATCGAAAGGGAAAGGTATCAACAAACGGGTGGCTTTACGATCCAAGGCAAGCTGGAGGAAACCGGATGGCAGGCTGAAGCAAAAGTGACAGTGATGACGGATACGGATGAAGTGATTCCGCACACCCCAAAAGTATATGCTTTTGGCGGTCAAAGCGTACGGCTTGAGGCGGATACGGAGTTTGCAGCGGCGATGAACCGTTCACTGGAGTATCTGTTATCCGTGGATGACGATCAGATGCTGTATAATTTTAGGGCGGCCGCCCATTTGGATGTTAAAGGCGCCAAACCGATGACGGGCTGGGACGCTCCGGAGTGCAACCTAAAGGGGCATACGACAGGGCATTATCTATCCGCTTTAGCGCTTGCCTATAGTGCTACAGGGGGAAATTCGGCCATCAAAGACAAAATGGACTATATGATTGCCGAGTTGAGCCGCTGCCAAAACGTCATGTCGGAGCTGCCCGGTTATCATCAGGGATTTCTTAGCGCTTACTCGGAGGATCAGTTTAATCTGTTGGAAGAGTATTCCACTTATCCGACGATTTGGGCGCCTTATTATACCTTGCATAAAATTATGGCCGGACTGCTGGACTGCTATACTCTGGCCGGGAATAAACACGCCCTGGTGATGTGTGTTCGCTTAGGCGATTGGGTATACCGGCGGCTGAGCCAGCTCTCCAAGGAACAACGCCAGAAAATGTGGTCACTCTATATTGCCGGAGAATTCGGCGGCATGAACGAGGTTTTGACGAACCTGTACCTGATCACGCAGAACCGGAACTACTTGGCAGCCGCAAAATATTTTGATAATGAGCAATTATTATTCCCGATGAAGGAAAATATCGATACCCTCGGCGATATGCACGCCAATCAGCATATTCCGCAAATCATCGGCGCTTTGAAACTATTTGAGGCGGAAGGCGAGAAAGCCTATTATGAGGCGGCCAAAAACTTTTGGCGTATGGTTACGGAAGACCACGCTTATCAAATCGGCGGCGTCGGCGAGACGGAAATGTTCAAAGAGCCCGGCAAGATCGCCGCTTATTTGACCGATAAAACCGCAGAGACCTGCGCCAGCTACAATATGTTAAAGCTGACCAAAGAACTGTTCTGTTTCGAACCTAAAAAGGAATACATGGACTATTATGAGAGAACGCTTTACAATCATATTTTGGCAACGGGAAACAGCAAGCGGGCAGATGGGGGAAGCACCTATTTCCTGCCTTTAGCCCCGGGTTCTTGCAAGAAATTCGATACCCATGAAAATACCTGCTGCCATGGCACCGGTTTGGAAAACCATTTTAAATATCAGGAAAGCATTTATTTCCATGATCAGGATAACTTGTTCGTCAACCTGTATATACCGTCCACTTTGTCGTGGAAAGAGAAGGGGATTACCGTATCCCAAAAAAGAAATAGAGGAGAGTTTGCCGAGACCGTGCAGTTTTTTGTTGACGGCGGGAAGGAGTTAAACATCCGCTTTAGAATTCCCGAGTGGGCGGCGGAGCGCTCCATCAGGGTAAAGATGAACGATGAAATTGTAGCGGCCCCGCGCCAAGAGGACGGATATATTCAAATCCAAAATGTCTGGGAACACGATAAAGTAGAACTTATTTTTCCTTACTCTTTAAGATTGGTAAGCACTCCGGACGATGCTCGCATAAAAAGCGTTTTGTTCGGGCCTTATGTTCTGGCGGCGATCCATGAGGAACAGGATTTTATCGCCTGGCCTTACAGTGAAGAACAATTCGTAGAGCGAATGAAAAAATCGGAAGGAGATTTGCATTTCACTCTGGACGGCACGCGGTTTGTTCCGTTGTATCAAATCCAGGATCAGCGGTTTCATGCTTATTTTAAGTTTTGA